One Qiania dongpingensis genomic window carries:
- the smc gene encoding chromosome segregation protein SMC, translating into MFLKSIEVQGFKSFANKILFEFNDGITGIVGPNGSGKSNVADAVRWVLGEQSAKQLRGASMQDVIFSGTQNRKPQGYAYVAITLDNSDHSLPIDYDEVTVSRRVYRSGESEYLLNGAACRLRDINEMFYDTGIGKEGYSIIGQGQIDKILSGKPEDRRELFDEAAGIVKFKKRKNIAQKKLLDEQQNLVRVTDILTELEKQVGPLEEQSGKAKEYLRLKEELKNLDMHSFFLESQAQKEKKKSIEDNLAAVSADLNESRRCSEELKGRYDELAEIISQVDEKLENSRTALGNSHLASESMEGRIKVLEEQIHTEEASEEHVKARMSAIFQELSDKMEQKTEFTRQKGEINEILDALDDRQGLLREKLEEDEDRIHALEFEISAKKNSILDALNDKASLGAKNQRFVTLQEQNQVRKSELSQRLLRVKSEEEAQKQVIERIKAQIKKTNEEIDGLTRENEEKNLAYKDAQENFYHENKILNQKQQEYHTLRTRLESLRNLAERYEGYGNSIRKVMEVKTSTPGIIGVVADLLETPKEYETAIETALGGSIQNVVTDSEPTAKNLIEYLKKNKFGRATFLPLTSITARGGFQKKEALEEPGVIGLAHDLVSVKGGYDKLAEYLLGRILVVDNIDHAIALAKKFKYSLRIVTLEGELLNAGGSMTGGAFRNSSNLLGRKRELEELEHSMNQVLAQYDRVQERVTAVSKEMKNLQEAIEANRNTLQKAQVSLSSLEANLFGAGKKAEEIASGYESISAEGKQLAAQLAEIEAGKAELKAESKDLESKNREYEKEIKKLEARAEKEREKREAHRAEFSKAQLEFSSMSQKDSFILENILRITGEAGRLKEEEASLRESMEGCRKNVEEKRAQIVSIRGQIEEKVSESARLEISISEYTAEKERYAKEQKSFFERRETLSNEISRLDKEVYRLESQKEKCEELIEQQIQYLWEEYELTPSAVSAMSFEEELGLTAIRRQVAALRQAIKELGPVNVNAIEDYKEISERYFFMKGQHDDLKKAEESLIQIIEELDSGMRRQFEEKFRDIRLEFDRVFRELFGGGQGTLELVEGEDLLEAGIQIIAQPPGKKLQNMMQLSGGEKALTAISLLFAIQNLKPSPFCLLDEIEAALDDSNVGRYAAYLEKLKKHTQFIVITHRRGTMLIADRLYGITMQEKGVSTLVSVDLTEQPA; encoded by the coding sequence ATGTTTTTAAAGAGTATTGAGGTGCAGGGATTTAAATCCTTTGCCAATAAAATCCTATTTGAATTCAATGACGGCATCACCGGGATCGTAGGGCCGAATGGGAGCGGAAAGAGCAATGTGGCTGACGCAGTCCGCTGGGTGCTGGGTGAACAAAGTGCGAAGCAGCTCAGAGGGGCCAGCATGCAGGACGTCATATTCTCCGGAACGCAAAACCGGAAGCCACAGGGCTATGCTTATGTGGCGATCACCCTCGACAATTCCGATCACTCCCTCCCCATTGACTACGATGAAGTCACCGTATCCAGACGTGTTTACCGTTCCGGAGAAAGTGAATATCTGCTTAATGGAGCGGCGTGCCGCCTGCGGGATATCAATGAGATGTTTTATGACACCGGTATTGGGAAGGAAGGCTATTCCATCATCGGACAGGGGCAGATCGATAAAATTCTGAGCGGAAAGCCCGAGGACCGGAGAGAGCTTTTTGACGAAGCCGCCGGGATTGTAAAATTCAAAAAAAGAAAGAATATTGCCCAAAAAAAGCTTTTGGATGAACAGCAGAACCTGGTCAGAGTGACCGATATCCTGACCGAGCTGGAAAAACAGGTGGGTCCTTTGGAAGAACAGTCTGGAAAAGCAAAGGAATATCTCAGGCTGAAGGAAGAGCTGAAGAATCTGGACATGCACAGCTTCTTTCTGGAAAGTCAGGCTCAAAAAGAGAAAAAAAAGAGCATAGAGGATAATCTGGCGGCGGTTTCTGCCGATCTTAATGAGAGCCGGAGGTGTTCAGAGGAACTGAAAGGCCGGTATGATGAACTGGCAGAAATTATTTCCCAGGTGGATGAGAAACTGGAGAACAGCCGAACGGCGCTGGGGAACAGCCATCTGGCGTCAGAATCCATGGAAGGCCGCATAAAAGTGCTGGAGGAGCAGATCCATACGGAAGAGGCGAGTGAAGAGCATGTGAAAGCCCGTATGTCGGCTATTTTCCAGGAGCTTTCAGATAAAATGGAGCAAAAAACAGAGTTTACCAGGCAAAAAGGAGAAATCAACGAGATCCTGGATGCTCTGGACGACAGGCAGGGGCTGCTCCGCGAAAAGCTTGAGGAGGATGAAGACAGGATTCATGCGCTGGAATTTGAGATCAGCGCCAAGAAAAACAGCATTTTAGATGCGTTGAATGATAAAGCGTCCTTGGGAGCGAAAAATCAGCGGTTTGTGACCCTGCAGGAGCAGAATCAGGTCAGAAAAAGCGAGCTGAGCCAGAGGCTTCTCAGAGTAAAGAGCGAAGAAGAGGCGCAGAAACAGGTCATAGAGCGGATTAAGGCTCAAATCAAGAAAACGAATGAAGAAATAGACGGACTCACCCGTGAGAACGAGGAAAAAAACCTTGCATATAAGGATGCGCAGGAAAATTTTTATCATGAGAATAAGATACTCAATCAGAAGCAGCAGGAATATCATACGCTTCGAACGAGACTGGAATCCCTCAGGAATCTGGCGGAACGGTATGAAGGATATGGAAACAGCATCCGGAAAGTCATGGAGGTAAAGACCTCCACACCGGGAATCATCGGCGTCGTAGCGGATCTTCTGGAGACGCCTAAGGAATATGAAACAGCCATAGAGACGGCTCTGGGCGGCTCCATTCAGAATGTGGTGACGGACTCTGAGCCGACGGCGAAAAATCTGATTGAGTATCTGAAGAAAAATAAATTTGGCCGGGCGACGTTTCTGCCGTTAACGAGCATCACGGCCCGGGGCGGCTTCCAGAAGAAAGAAGCGCTTGAGGAGCCGGGAGTCATCGGCCTTGCCCATGATCTGGTCAGCGTAAAAGGCGGATATGACAAGCTGGCTGAATACCTGCTGGGCAGGATTCTGGTGGTTGATAACATAGATCACGCCATTGCCCTTGCGAAAAAATTCAAATATTCGCTTCGGATCGTCACTTTAGAAGGAGAGCTTTTGAATGCGGGAGGCTCCATGACTGGAGGCGCTTTCCGCAACAGCAGCAATCTTCTTGGCAGAAAGAGAGAGCTGGAGGAGCTGGAGCACTCCATGAATCAAGTGCTCGCCCAGTATGACAGGGTGCAGGAGAGGGTCACGGCAGTTTCGAAGGAAATGAAGAATCTTCAGGAGGCCATTGAGGCAAATAGAAACACTCTTCAGAAAGCACAGGTGTCGTTGTCCTCTCTCGAGGCAAACCTATTCGGCGCTGGTAAGAAAGCGGAAGAGATTGCCTCGGGATATGAAAGTATTTCGGCAGAAGGAAAGCAGCTTGCGGCCCAGCTTGCGGAGATTGAAGCTGGAAAAGCAGAATTAAAGGCGGAAAGCAAGGACCTGGAATCGAAGAACAGGGAATATGAAAAAGAAATAAAGAAGTTGGAGGCGAGGGCCGAAAAAGAACGGGAAAAGCGGGAAGCCCACAGAGCAGAATTTTCCAAGGCTCAGCTGGAATTTTCCTCCATGTCCCAGAAGGACAGCTTTATTTTGGAGAACATTCTCCGGATCACAGGGGAGGCGGGACGTCTGAAAGAGGAGGAGGCTTCCCTTCGGGAAAGTATGGAGGGCTGCAGAAAAAATGTGGAGGAAAAACGGGCGCAGATTGTATCAATCCGCGGTCAGATAGAGGAAAAGGTGTCAGAGTCTGCTCGCCTGGAGATTTCTATTTCTGAATATACGGCTGAAAAAGAGCGGTATGCGAAAGAGCAGAAAAGCTTTTTTGAAAGAAGAGAGACTCTTTCCAATGAAATCAGCCGGCTGGACAAGGAGGTCTACCGTCTGGAAAGCCAGAAGGAAAAATGTGAGGAATTGATCGAACAGCAGATTCAATATCTCTGGGAGGAATATGAGCTCACGCCTTCTGCTGTTTCCGCCATGTCGTTTGAGGAGGAGCTCGGCCTGACTGCCATACGCAGGCAGGTGGCGGCGCTCAGGCAGGCGATCAAGGAGCTGGGCCCGGTCAACGTAAACGCCATTGAGGACTACAAAGAGATATCGGAGCGGTATTTCTTTATGAAGGGACAGCACGACGATCTGAAAAAAGCAGAGGAAAGCCTGATTCAGATCATCGAAGAGCTGGACAGCGGCATGCGGCGCCAGTTTGAGGAGAAATTCCGGGATATCAGATTGGAATTCGACAGAGTGTTCAGGGAGCTTTTCGGCGGAGGCCAGGGTACTTTGGAGCTGGTGGAAGGAGAGGACCTTCTGGAGGCCGGAATTCAGATCATTGCACAGCCTCCTGGTAAGAAGCTCCAGAATATGATGCAGCTGAGCGGCGGAGAAAAGGCGCTGACGGCGATCAGCCTGCTGTTCGCCATTCAGAACCTGAAGCCGTCCCCGTTCTGTCTGCTGGACGAGATTGAGGCGGCTTTAGACGACAGCAATGTGGGGCGTTACGCAGCCTATCTGGAGAAGCTTAAGAAGCATACACAGTTTATTGTGATAACCCATAGAAGAGGGACTATGCTGATCGCTGACCGGCTGTATGGCATTACCATGCAGGAAAAAGGCGTGTCGACGCTGGTTTCGGTAGACCTTACGGAACAGCCGGCATAA
- the rnc gene encoding ribonuclease III — MNQEYVKLKMLEDTVGYVFRDKELLYHAMIHSSYTNEHRMKRSENNERLEFLGDAVLELSSSDYLYREFPDKPEGEMTKLRASVVCEPTLAYCARTIGLGQYLFLGKGEDAEGGRQRDSILSDALEALIGAIYLDGGFANAKEFIFRFIMNDLEHKKLFYDSKTILQEMVQSRFEGGLSYELLEEKGPDHCKVFRVQAVIAGNAAGEGEGRTKKAAEQMAAYKTILMLREKE, encoded by the coding sequence ATGAATCAGGAATATGTAAAATTAAAAATGCTGGAAGATACGGTCGGCTATGTGTTCCGTGACAAGGAGCTTTTATACCATGCCATGATACACAGCTCCTATACCAATGAGCACCGCATGAAGCGTTCTGAGAATAATGAGCGCCTGGAGTTTTTGGGAGACGCGGTCCTGGAGCTGTCCAGCAGTGATTATCTGTATCGGGAATTTCCGGACAAGCCCGAGGGAGAGATGACTAAGCTGCGCGCCAGCGTCGTATGCGAACCCACCCTGGCGTATTGCGCGAGAACGATCGGACTGGGGCAGTATCTGTTTCTGGGAAAAGGAGAGGACGCTGAAGGGGGCAGACAGAGAGATTCGATTCTTTCGGACGCTTTGGAAGCGCTGATCGGCGCAATCTATCTCGACGGTGGTTTTGCTAATGCAAAGGAGTTTATATTTCGTTTTATCATGAATGATCTGGAGCATAAGAAGCTTTTTTACGATAGCAAGACTATCCTGCAGGAAATGGTGCAGAGCCGGTTTGAGGGAGGCTTGTCTTACGAGCTTCTTGAAGAAAAAGGACCTGACCACTGCAAGGTGTTTCGTGTTCAGGCGGTAATCGCCGGAAATGCGGCCGGAGAAGGAGAGGGACGGACGAAAAAAGCGGCGGAGCAGATGGCAGCATATAAGACCATCCTCATGCTGAGGGAAAAGGAATAA
- the acpP gene encoding acyl carrier protein has product MEFEKLQGIIAEVLNVETDEITMDTTFVDDLGADSLDIFQIIMGIEEEFDIEIPNEAAEQIVTVGDAVEQIKNACN; this is encoded by the coding sequence ATGGAATTTGAAAAACTACAGGGGATTATTGCAGAGGTATTGAATGTAGAGACGGATGAGATAACGATGGATACCACATTTGTGGATGATCTGGGGGCGGATTCGCTGGATATATTCCAGATCATCATGGGAATCGAGGAAGAGTTTGACATCGAGATTCCCAACGAGGCGGCGGAGCAGATCGTCACGGTGGGAGACGCGGTAGAGCAGATCAAGAACGCCTGCAATTAA
- the plsX gene encoding phosphate acyltransferase PlsX has protein sequence MQETVRVALDAMGGDNAPGELVKGAVDAVNAKENIQVILVGKEDAIKAELSKHTYPKDRIEIRSASEVITTEEAPVTAIRRKKDSSIVVAQTMVKKGEADAFVSAGSTGAILVGGQLVVGRIRGVERPPLATLIPTTKGVSLLVDSGANVDARASHMVQFAKMGSIYMEHVIGIKKPRVAIVNVGVEEEKGSALVKETFPLLKECSDIHFTGSIEAREIPHGGADVIVAEGFSGNVILKLYEGLGSALIGEIKKGMMSTFRSKMGALLVKPALKETLKTFDATEYGGAPMLGLNGLVVKTHGNASAKEVKNTIFQCVTFKEQKINEKIKACFIKKEENE, from the coding sequence ATGCAGGAAACAGTAAGAGTTGCGCTGGATGCCATGGGCGGCGACAATGCTCCCGGCGAGTTGGTAAAAGGCGCGGTGGATGCGGTGAATGCGAAAGAAAATATCCAGGTCATCCTGGTGGGAAAAGAAGACGCGATAAAAGCGGAGCTTTCCAAGCACACCTATCCAAAGGACAGAATTGAGATTCGCAGCGCATCGGAGGTGATCACCACAGAAGAAGCGCCTGTCACGGCCATCCGAAGAAAAAAGGACTCTTCTATCGTAGTGGCTCAGACTATGGTGAAGAAGGGGGAGGCGGATGCCTTTGTTTCCGCCGGAAGTACCGGGGCTATTTTAGTGGGAGGACAGTTGGTGGTAGGCAGAATCCGGGGAGTGGAAAGGCCGCCTTTGGCGACATTGATTCCTACGACAAAGGGTGTGTCCCTTCTGGTGGACAGCGGAGCGAACGTGGATGCCCGCGCCAGCCATATGGTACAGTTTGCGAAAATGGGTTCTATTTATATGGAGCATGTCATAGGCATTAAAAAACCAAGGGTCGCCATAGTCAATGTGGGAGTGGAGGAGGAAAAAGGAAGTGCTTTGGTAAAGGAGACCTTTCCGCTTCTCAAGGAATGCAGTGATATCCATTTCACAGGAAGCATAGAGGCGAGGGAGATACCCCACGGCGGCGCGGATGTGATCGTGGCAGAGGGTTTCTCCGGCAATGTGATTCTTAAGCTGTATGAGGGTCTTGGATCTGCCCTCATCGGAGAAATAAAGAAGGGCATGATGTCTACCTTCCGTTCTAAAATGGGAGCTCTTTTGGTCAAGCCGGCTCTGAAGGAGACGCTCAAGACCTTCGATGCCACAGAGTACGGCGGAGCGCCGATGCTGGGGCTTAACGGATTGGTAGTGAAAACTCATGGGAACGCCAGCGCGAAAGAAGTGAAGAACACAATTTTCCAGTGTGTGACGTTCAAAGAGCAGAAAATCAATGAGAAAATAAAAGCGTGTTTTATAAAAAAAGAGGAGAATGAATAG
- the rpmF gene encoding 50S ribosomal protein L32, whose protein sequence is MSICPKNKHSKARRDSHRANWKMSAVNLVKCSKCGALTMPHRVCKACGCYNKKEIINVD, encoded by the coding sequence ATGTCTATCTGTCCCAAGAATAAGCATTCAAAGGCGAGAAGAGACAGCCACAGGGCAAACTGGAAGATGAGCGCAGTGAATTTAGTGAAGTGCAGCAAGTGCGGTGCTTTGACGATGCCTCACAGAGTTTGCAAGGCTTGCGGCTGCTATAATAAGAAAGAAATCATCAATGTAGATTGA
- a CDS encoding YceD family protein translates to MHIHLSDSLTHEQETKDYTAELEFDVFENGLADYPVIDKKPVKLRVTNTGDKKLLIEADVSFALVMPCDRCLEAVTVPFSFPISRMADFREGKEESEEPEEQPYIEGYTLDVDALVRDELFVHMPMKVLCREDCKGICNRCGANLNHGVCGCEVTEQDPRMAVIRDIFRDANQ, encoded by the coding sequence ATGCACATTCATTTATCAGACTCCCTGACCCATGAACAGGAGACAAAAGATTACACGGCAGAGCTGGAATTTGACGTGTTTGAGAACGGGTTAGCCGATTATCCGGTCATAGATAAGAAGCCTGTGAAGCTGCGGGTGACCAATACCGGAGATAAAAAGCTGCTCATTGAGGCAGATGTGTCATTTGCCCTCGTGATGCCTTGTGACCGTTGTCTGGAAGCTGTGACCGTTCCTTTTTCTTTCCCGATTAGCCGCATGGCCGATTTTCGTGAGGGAAAAGAGGAATCAGAGGAGCCGGAGGAGCAACCGTATATCGAAGGATATACCCTGGATGTGGATGCGTTGGTACGCGATGAGCTGTTCGTGCATATGCCTATGAAAGTTCTGTGCAGGGAAGACTGCAAAGGAATCTGTAATAGATGTGGTGCAAATCTCAATCATGGGGTTTGCGGCTGCGAGGTCACGGAACAGGACCCCAGGATGGCGGTTATCCGTGATATTTTCAGAGACGCGAATCAGTAA
- the pta gene encoding phosphate acetyltransferase, which yields MAFIDTVKAKAKSNKKTIILPESMDRRTFEAAAQILEEDFADLIIIGTPEEIAENSKGLDISKATIIDPHTYEKTQEYIDLFVELRKAKGMTPEKAKETIFNDYAYYGCLMIKSGHADGMVSGACHSTANTLRPCLQIVKTKPGTKLVSAFFLMVVPDCELGEEGTFVFSDCGLNQNPNPEELAAIAGSSAESFRLLVGKEPKVAMLSHSTMGSAKHADVDKVVEATKIAKETYPDLKLDGEMQLDAAIVPSVGASKAPGSEVAGQANVLIFPDLDAGNIGYKLVQRLGKAEAYGPMTQGIAAPVNDLSRGCSASDIVGVVAITAVQAQAQ from the coding sequence ATGGCGTTTATTGACACGGTTAAAGCGAAAGCAAAGAGTAACAAAAAGACGATCATTCTGCCCGAATCCATGGACAGAAGAACCTTTGAGGCGGCAGCTCAGATTCTGGAGGAGGATTTTGCGGACCTCATCATCATCGGTACTCCCGAGGAGATAGCGGAAAACAGCAAAGGACTGGATATCTCCAAGGCGACCATCATCGATCCTCATACATACGAGAAGACTCAGGAGTATATAGACCTGTTTGTCGAACTCCGGAAAGCAAAAGGCATGACTCCGGAGAAGGCAAAGGAGACCATTTTCAATGATTATGCTTATTACGGGTGCCTGATGATCAAATCCGGACATGCAGATGGCATGGTATCCGGCGCCTGCCATTCCACGGCAAACACCCTTCGCCCCTGTCTGCAGATCGTAAAGACGAAGCCCGGTACAAAGCTGGTATCTGCGTTTTTCCTTATGGTAGTCCCGGACTGCGAGCTCGGTGAGGAAGGTACGTTTGTGTTCTCTGACTGCGGCCTGAACCAGAATCCGAATCCGGAAGAGTTGGCTGCCATCGCAGGCTCTTCAGCAGAGTCCTTCCGCCTTCTGGTAGGCAAAGAGCCGAAGGTCGCGATGCTTTCTCATTCTACCATGGGCAGTGCAAAGCATGCGGATGTGGATAAGGTAGTAGAGGCGACAAAGATCGCGAAGGAAACTTATCCGGATCTCAAGCTGGACGGCGAGATGCAGCTGGATGCGGCGATCGTTCCCAGCGTAGGCGCTTCCAAGGCTCCCGGCAGTGAAGTGGCGGGACAGGCCAATGTACTGATCTTCCCCGACCTGGATGCGGGAAACATCGGCTATAAGCTTGTACAGAGACTCGGAAAGGCAGAAGCTTACGGTCCCATGACCCAGGGCATTGCGGCTCCGGTAAACGATCTTTCCAGAGGCTGCAGCGCTTCTGATATCGTAGGCGTGGTCGCCATTACAGCGGTACAGGCCCAGGCACAGTAA
- a CDS encoding nucleotidyltransferase translates to MRVVGLITEYNPFHNGHSYHIQRAKKVTGADYCVAVMSGNYVQRGEPACMDKYLRTHIALRSGADLVLELPVPFAIGSAEYFAAGAVSILDKLGIVDSLCFGSESGDLALLSSVASILSDEPKEFSQLIKDLLKKGLSYPAARNQALLSYLSLSALPAGPEDRLTDQVNALLSAPNNILGIEYLKALYRRHSSIKPATILRTSDYLSKALSAPFCSSSAIRHVFHSRSAGLASGPMSQTLKTVRSYMPEEAYSLIAENFNKRLPIFVDDFSSVLLYKLLSARNADLTDYSDLSPELENRIKNCLTDVSTFSDFIDSVKCRQYTRTRISRALLHILLDIRVEDIARYKNNDFVPYARVLGFKKSSGPLLKGIKKNGSIPLLTKMADAENRLSPMGFDMLNQEVFASNLYQSVVYHKFGYRMKNEYTQGVIVEP, encoded by the coding sequence ATGAGGGTTGTCGGTCTGATCACAGAATACAATCCGTTCCACAACGGACACAGCTATCATATCCAGCGGGCAAAAAAGGTCACCGGCGCCGATTACTGTGTTGCAGTCATGAGCGGAAATTATGTTCAGCGCGGTGAACCAGCCTGTATGGACAAATATTTAAGGACTCATATCGCGCTGCGGTCTGGAGCAGATTTAGTCCTTGAACTGCCGGTGCCTTTCGCAATCGGAAGCGCCGAATATTTTGCCGCCGGCGCGGTCTCCATCCTGGATAAGCTTGGAATTGTTGATTCACTCTGTTTTGGAAGCGAAAGCGGTGATCTGGCCCTGCTCTCTTCCGTCGCGTCCATCCTGTCCGATGAACCGAAGGAATTTTCCCAGCTCATCAAAGATCTGCTGAAAAAAGGGCTGAGCTATCCGGCCGCCAGAAATCAGGCGCTTCTCTCCTACCTTTCCCTGAGCGCACTGCCGGCCGGTCCTGAGGACCGTCTTACGGATCAGGTAAACGCACTTCTTTCCGCGCCCAATAATATTCTGGGCATTGAATACTTAAAGGCCCTGTACAGAAGGCATTCTTCCATTAAGCCTGCCACCATCCTGCGGACTTCGGATTATCTTTCCAAAGCTCTTTCTGCTCCGTTTTGTTCTTCTTCTGCCATCCGTCATGTCTTTCATTCGAGAAGCGCCGGTCTGGCTTCCGGTCCCATGTCGCAAACCTTGAAAACGGTCCGTTCTTATATGCCGGAAGAAGCGTATTCCCTGATCGCAGAAAACTTTAACAAGCGTCTGCCGATTTTTGTGGATGATTTTTCTTCTGTGCTCTTGTATAAGCTTCTTTCTGCGCGGAACGCGGATTTAACGGACTATTCCGATCTTTCCCCTGAACTGGAAAACCGGATCAAGAACTGTCTGACCGATGTTTCCACCTTCTCGGATTTTATTGATTCGGTAAAATGCAGGCAATACACCAGGACTAGGATCAGCCGTGCTTTGCTGCATATCCTTCTGGATATCCGGGTGGAGGATATCGCCCGATATAAAAACAACGACTTTGTTCCCTACGCCAGGGTACTTGGCTTCAAAAAGTCCTCCGGCCCTTTACTAAAGGGCATTAAAAAGAACGGCTCTATCCCGCTCCTAACCAAAATGGCCGACGCGGAAAACCGGCTGTCGCCCATGGGCTTCGATATGCTGAACCAGGAGGTTTTCGCCTCCAATCTGTATCAGTCCGTAGTATACCATAAATTTGGTTACCGGATGAAAAACGAATATACTCAGGGTGTGATCGTTGAACCGTGA
- a CDS encoding SDR family NAD(P)-dependent oxidoreductase yields MDLGLKGQVAVICGGTTGIGAAAALRFAEEGCKVAVCSHSSSKVEAFEQQAKDSGYEDILAEQVDVTELSQIQAFADEVVKRFGGIDIWVNCAGGNKHGPLHSLPEETFRYIMDLNLTSTFFGIQTAAKHMMTKKSGVIINLSSLSSRIPVDYRVTYGAAKAGVNMLTVGAASELAPYGIRVNAVSPGVIDTVLSAKAIYEQKDYTMSMIPLHRAGRPEEIGDVIVCMASSRFGYMTGTVVNVDGGKNSVEDTELPWAKPWEG; encoded by the coding sequence ATGGACTTGGGTTTAAAGGGCCAAGTGGCAGTCATATGCGGAGGAACGACCGGAATAGGCGCCGCCGCCGCATTGCGATTTGCAGAGGAGGGCTGTAAGGTTGCGGTCTGCAGTCATTCATCATCGAAAGTTGAGGCATTTGAACAGCAGGCGAAAGACTCCGGATACGAAGATATCCTTGCGGAACAAGTGGACGTGACAGAGCTTTCCCAGATACAGGCGTTTGCGGACGAGGTTGTAAAGCGGTTTGGAGGCATCGATATCTGGGTGAACTGCGCGGGAGGAAATAAACACGGTCCTCTCCATTCACTGCCGGAGGAGACCTTCCGCTATATCATGGATTTGAATCTGACCAGCACTTTCTTTGGCATTCAGACGGCGGCAAAGCATATGATGACGAAAAAGAGCGGAGTGATCATCAATCTGTCTTCTCTCTCCTCCAGAATACCAGTGGATTACCGGGTGACCTATGGAGCCGCAAAAGCGGGTGTCAATATGCTGACGGTTGGCGCGGCGTCGGAGCTGGCGCCCTATGGGATCCGTGTCAACGCGGTATCTCCGGGAGTGATCGATACGGTGCTTTCCGCCAAGGCAATCTATGAGCAAAAAGACTATACGATGTCCATGATACCTCTTCACCGGGCAGGACGCCCGGAGGAGATCGGAGATGTGATAGTCTGTATGGCGAGCAGCCGCTTTGGCTATATGACGGGCACTGTAGTGAATGTGGACGGCGGAAAAAACAGTGTAGAGGATACGGAGCTTCCGTGGGCAAAGCCCTGGGAGGGATGA
- a CDS encoding PFL family protein, which produces MINRFEVDETNKMIEQEKLDVRTITMGISLLDCIDSQLDKVNEKVYKKITSYAKDLVEVGHEIEVKYGIPIVNKRISVTPIALVGSAACKTAEDFVTLAKTLDQAAKEVKVNFIGGYSALVSKGMTQAEELLIRSIPQALACTDRVCSSVNVGSTKTGINMDAVKLMGEVIRETALATRERDSLGCAKLVVFCNAPDDNPFMAGAFHGVTEADAIINVGVSGPGVVKTALEEVRGQNFEVLCETIKKTAFKVTRVGQLVAQEASQKLGVPFGIVDLSLAPTPAVGDSVAEILEEIGLESVGAPGTTAALALLNDQVKKGGVMASSYVGGLSGAFIPVSEDQGMIDAVNRGALSIEKLEAMTCVCSVGLDMIAIPGDTTPDTLSGIIADEAAIGMINQKTTAVRLIPAIGKKAGDTVEFGGLLGYAPVMPVNPYSCAKFVNRGGRIPAPIHSFKN; this is translated from the coding sequence ATGATAAACAGATTTGAAGTAGATGAGACGAATAAAATGATCGAACAGGAGAAGCTGGATGTCCGGACGATCACCATGGGCATCAGTTTATTGGACTGTATCGATTCTCAGCTTGATAAGGTAAATGAAAAGGTTTATAAAAAGATCACTTCTTATGCGAAGGACCTGGTCGAAGTAGGGCATGAAATTGAAGTGAAATACGGTATTCCAATTGTAAATAAAAGGATTTCCGTCACTCCCATCGCGCTGGTGGGAAGTGCGGCCTGTAAAACAGCGGAAGATTTTGTGACGTTGGCGAAGACCCTTGATCAGGCGGCAAAGGAAGTAAAAGTGAATTTCATCGGAGGATATTCTGCCCTGGTCAGCAAAGGGATGACTCAGGCCGAAGAGCTTCTGATTCGTTCGATTCCCCAGGCCCTCGCCTGTACGGACAGAGTTTGCAGTTCCGTGAATGTGGGGTCCACCAAGACAGGTATCAATATGGACGCGGTAAAGCTGATGGGAGAGGTGATTAGAGAGACGGCGCTTGCCACCAGGGAGCGGGATTCCCTGGGATGCGCGAAGCTGGTAGTGTTCTGTAATGCTCCCGATGACAATCCATTCATGGCCGGAGCCTTTCACGGCGTGACGGAGGCCGATGCCATCATCAATGTCGGAGTCAGCGGGCCGGGAGTGGTGAAGACTGCCCTGGAAGAAGTGCGCGGACAGAATTTTGAGGTGCTTTGTGAAACCATAAAGAAAACGGCTTTTAAGGTGACGCGGGTGGGTCAGCTGGTGGCACAGGAAGCTTCCCAGAAACTGGGAGTGCCTTTTGGGATCGTGGATCTTTCGCTGGCGCCGACGCCGGCTGTGGGAGACAGTGTAGCGGAGATCCTGGAAGAAATCGGTCTGGAAAGCGTAGGTGCTCCAGGGACGACAGCCGCTCTTGCCCTTTTGAACGATCAGGTGAAAAAGGGAGGCGTGATGGCGTCCTCCTATGTGGGAGGTCTGAGCGGCGCATTTATTCCCGTGAGTGAGGACCAGGGGATGATCGATGCTGTGAACAGAGGAGCCTTGAGCATCGAGAAGCTGGAGGCTATGACATGCGTGTGTTCTGTCGGGCTGGATATGATAGCGATTCCGGGGGACACCACTCCGGACACCTTGTCCGGTATCATTGCCGACGAAGCTGCCATTGGGATGATAAACCAGAAGACCACGGCGGTCCGTCTGATCCCCGCCATTGGGAAAAAGGCCGGCGACACGGTTGAATTCGGAGGGCTTTTGGGATACGCGCCGGTGATGCCGGTGAATCCTTATTCCTGTGCAAAATTTGTCAATAGGGGAGGCAGGATCCCTGCTCCCATTCACAGCTTTAAAAACTGA